From the genome of Dioscorea cayenensis subsp. rotundata cultivar TDr96_F1 chromosome 24, TDr96_F1_v2_PseudoChromosome.rev07_lg8_w22 25.fasta, whole genome shotgun sequence:
aaaatcaaatataaatcatgtaaaaataataataagcattgtattagttttaataaataaataagggatagaaatacaagtttataaaaatgaaaaatatatttggaattgaataaaaagagccacttaatccattttttttcttatgctcAAAATTAATGTATGTGAAATTCAATGCATATTAAATCACAAGAAGCATTGATTTCTCATTCTGCACACAAAATCAACTCGAGAAATTTGTTTATATcacaaaaactcaagttttTCGTCGATTAGAATTTCGAAAATTGCTGTACACAGTGAATATGGATGAAATGTGCATCACAGAGATGCTTGCAGATTGCAGAAATAATAGTTTCAATTTTCATGGACAACACATTTTACCATAAACTCATGTTCATTCCAGTCTGACTTGGTACCATTGTACCGAACCGACTTGGCCGGTGATTTGGAGCTCACAAACAGACTTCACAAGATGTGAGACGGCATCATCGATAGTATTGAATCTGGCAAGATCAGGCGGTAAGGAGTTCCCCGGCCAGTTCTCGAGCAAAAACTTTAATCTGTCTTTGAGCTCTTCCTCCGATACGAATTCTTCGCTTTTGCCCGGCTCAAGCAGTACATATGTTTCTGATTGCATGAATGCTCTCCTTCTCCTTATTGCAAATGCCTGCTCATTCATATCAATCACTACATCGATTCAAAATGCTAGACAATGTTCAATGATTACCGGCCTACTTCTTCACATTGATCGCGCAATA
Proteins encoded in this window:
- the LOC120252835 gene encoding protein CHLORORESPIRATORY REDUCTION 7, chloroplastic isoform X2, producing the protein MEGLLCRSSLCNGVPNFQGKKLPESCRQFPSSLRHSLPIADNMHHVVNREVLYMSQHVKHCVKAFAIRRRRAFMQSETYVLLEPGKSEEFVSEEELKDRLKFLLENWPGNSLPPDLARFNTIDDAVSHLVKSVCELQITGQVGSVQWYQVRLE
- the LOC120252835 gene encoding protein CHLORORESPIRATORY REDUCTION 7, chloroplastic isoform X1, whose product is MEGLLCRSSLCNGVPNFQRKKLPESCRQFPSSLRHSLPIADNMHHVVNREVLYMSQHVKHCVKAFAIRRRRAFMQSETYVLLEPGKSEEFVSEEELKDRLKFLLENWPGNSLPPDLARFNTIDDAVSHLVKSVCELQITGQVGSVQWYQVRLE